Sequence from the Fibrobacter sp. genome:
CCGGGACATTGAATCTCCTCTCTGTCATGAAAAACTATGGATGTGACAAGATTATCTTTTCAAGCACATGTGCTACTTACGGAAATCCGGAGAGAATTCCCATAGATGAGTCACACAGGCAGGTTCCGGTTAATCCCTACGGAAGAAGCAAGCTGATGATCGAGCAGATTCTTCAGGATTTCGGTTCAGCCTATGGGATGAAGCATGTGATCCTGCGCTATTTTAACGCATCCGGGGCTGATCCAGAGGGACAGATTGGTGAATCCCATGACCCAGAAACCCATCTTATTCCTCTTGCCATAAAAGCGGCACTGGAGGGAAAAAGTGTTCAGGTTTTTGGGAAAGGCTACGACACTCCGGATGGTACCGCGATAAGAGATTATATCCATGTCTCAGACCTGGCAGAGGCACATTGTCTGTCTCTGAAATACCTGATGGATGGAAATAAAAGCGAATGTTTCAACCTGGGGACAGGCAGAGGGTATTCGGTACTGGAGATAATCAATGCGGTGGAAAGGGTCAGCGGCAAAAAAGTCAGGTATGATATTACTGACCGGAGGCCGGGCGATCCGGATAAACTGATTGCGTCATCGGCAAAGGCAAATGAAAAACTGGGCTGGCGATGCCAGTATATGGAATTGGAGCCGGTAATCGAGACTGCTTACAGATGGCATGCGGAACAGATAAAAGACAAGAGAAGCGATCTATGATGATATCACTGGTTGTCCCCTGCTACAATGAGCAGGAGGTTTTATATAAGCTTTACGACAGGGTCTCTCCGGTTCTGGAAAAGATCGGGGATGATTACGAGGTGATTTTGATAGATGATGGTTCTGTGGATAGAAGCCTCTCTATCATGGAGGAGATTCATGGTCGCGATAGCAGGTGGAAGGTACTCAGTTTTTCCAGAAATTTCGGTCATCAGACTGCTGTTTCCGCAGGAATTCATTACAGCAGTGGAGATTGTGTCGTTGTTATCGATGCTGATCTTCAGGACCCGCCCGAGCTTATACCCGATCTTGTAGCCAAATGGCAGGAGGGGTATCAGGTAGTCTATGCTGTGAGAAAGAAAAGAAAAGAGGGGATAGTTAAAAAATTCTGCTATGCAGCATTCTACAGACTTCTGGCCTGCAGCTCGAACATTTCAATTCCCCTGGATTCCGGGGATTTTTGTCTGATGGACCGGGCGGTTGTGGAGAAGATAAGATCCATGCCGGAGTCGAACCGCTTTATCAGGGGACTGCGTGCCTGGGTTGGTTTTCGTCAGACAGGGGTGGAGTATGAGCGTGATGCCAGGGCGGCCGGTAAGCCATCGTATACCTGGAAGAAACTGATTCATCTTGCTTTTGACGGTATTTTTTCTTTTTCGACCATGCCTTTACGGATGATGACGGTGTTCGGGCTTGTAATATCAGCTTTTTCTTTTCTCTTTGCGTTGTATAATTTTATTCAACGGATTTTTGCCGATTTTTTCATGCAGTACAATTTCAAGCTGGTCCCCGGATTTGCCACCACCATAATCGCTATTTTC
This genomic interval carries:
- the galE gene encoding UDP-glucose 4-epimerase GalE; this encodes MTPILVTGGAGYIGSSTCKALYRCGYLPVTVDNLIYGNRWAVKWGPLEEADIADTNKIQAVFEKYRPEAVIHFAAFAYVGESVQDPQKYYLNNVAGTLNLLSVMKNYGCDKIIFSSTCATYGNPERIPIDESHRQVPVNPYGRSKLMIEQILQDFGSAYGMKHVILRYFNASGADPEGQIGESHDPETHLIPLAIKAALEGKSVQVFGKGYDTPDGTAIRDYIHVSDLAEAHCLSLKYLMDGNKSECFNLGTGRGYSVLEIINAVERVSGKKVRYDITDRRPGDPDKLIASSAKANEKLGWRCQYMELEPVIETAYRWHAEQIKDKRSDL
- a CDS encoding glycosyltransferase family 2 protein, which codes for MISLVVPCYNEQEVLYKLYDRVSPVLEKIGDDYEVILIDDGSVDRSLSIMEEIHGRDSRWKVLSFSRNFGHQTAVSAGIHYSSGDCVVVIDADLQDPPELIPDLVAKWQEGYQVVYAVRKKRKEGIVKKFCYAAFYRLLACSSNISIPLDSGDFCLMDRAVVEKIRSMPESNRFIRGLRAWVGFRQTGVEYERDARAAGKPSYTWKKLIHLAFDGIFSFSTMPLRMMTVFGLVISAFSFLFALYNFIQRIFADFFMQYNFKLVPGFATTIIAIFFLGGVQLICLGVIGEYIGRIYDEVKRRPLWVVKRAMGISEDRAEIERIKS